The Nitrospirota bacterium genomic sequence GTATGGAAGCCGATTCATAAGAGGAGATACCCTTATTAACAACAATTTTCTAACAAAGGACAGCTACGCCTAACGTCTGATAATTTATATTATGTTAAATTAGACATTATCCATCTCTTTGCTTCATGAATTGATGTAATATTACCTCTGAATTGTTCTTCTTCTAATTGGGCTAAAATAACCCCTATTTTATGGCCAGGCCCTATACCTAATATGTCCTGAACCAAGTCACCAGACAGTAATGGATTCTTTTTGATATTTATAAACTCCTTTGCTTTTTTGACCAAAGGCAATATATCACGCCTCTTAGTTATTCCAATTAACACAGCTGCCTCAATTGAGTTTTTACCAGCCTTGCTGAACGCTCTAAATAATCCATGTTGATCAATTCTTAAAGAGCAAGAGATATGATAAACATCAAGGATCTTTTTTAAAGCAACAGCATTTGCTCTGCTCAACTTAAGTAAATTATCAGAATGTTGATCTTGTGTGCCTTTTTGAGCATGTAGTAATGCCAGTCTGATCATGGCAGACCTTGTCATATCCTGGCTTATAATAGACTGAAGGTAGTTAGTATATAAACTTAAAGTATTACTTAAACTATCAAACTTCTTTATGTAGATGATATTGCTTAGTAAACTATCAAGCTTTATATTTAAGATGTGAGTTAACACATTATCATTAATACATATCTGAAGGTAGTTGCCTGCCTTGGGATAATTCAAGAGCTTTATAAGTTCATCTGTGATCCTTTCAGGAGCTGTGGATTTCAAGCCTTCTGCATATTTTTTAAGCTCATTTCTCGTATCAGTGGTTATCTTGTATCCCAATTGAGCTGAAAACCTGTAAGCCCTTAATACCCTTAAAGGATCAGCTTTAAGATTTAATGGGTTGATAACCCTGATGCTATTTCGTGTTATATCACTAATGCCGTTAAAGGGGTCTAATAGGCCACGATCAGGAGACCATGCGATTGCG encodes the following:
- a CDS encoding CCA tRNA nucleotidyltransferase; its protein translation is MDISKRILSDPLNKWLFAQTKNHLYLAGGYLRDLIIGRTSKDRDFVFNGDAAKLAKQVARRFNGTFVLLKEDLTCRIVLKDKNVVDINYLTEPIEDDLARRDFTINAIAWSPDRGLLDPFNGISDITRNSIRVINPLNLKADPLRVLRAYRFSAQLGYKITTDTRNELKKYAEGLKSTAPERITDELIKLLNYPKAGNYLQICINDNVLTHILNIKLDSLLSNIIYIKKFDSLSNTLSLYTNYLQSIISQDMTRSAMIRLALLHAQKGTQDQHSDNLLKLSRANAVALKKILDVYHISCSLRIDQHGLFRAFSKAGKNSIEAAVLIGITKRRDILPLVKKAKEFINIKKNPLLSGDLVQDILGIGPGHKIGVILAQLEEEQFRGNITSIHEAKRWIMSNLT